A genomic window from Periweissella cryptocerci includes:
- a CDS encoding NAD(P)/FAD-dependent oxidoreductase produces MTENLKIAVVGAGIVGATTAYYLKKHLHADVVVFDEATGQATKASAGIISPWLSKRRNKRWYELAKDGAALYPELVTDAGLTTAAYRQNGTIITRSTKEDLTELLTLALTRSMAAPTMGQIRTLLPAEITELVPGATNVKPGVFISGGAEIDGAEFVRELLAATDIDVQEQAVTLTATGQIDGAEHFDKVILAVGAWLPAVLAPLNLDVKVRPQKGQLLELKVPAFSADMQQPVLMPEGERDYIPAGHGKLIMGATHENDMGYDLTVTDEVKKDLFASSVRINPTLRESDITGVRVGTRAYTEDFAPFFGPLPTNTDVLVASGLGSSGLTTGPLIGKLLAEMATGTTIDVAKYTKPIENYIQPE; encoded by the coding sequence ATGACTGAAAATTTGAAAATTGCTGTGGTTGGGGCAGGGATTGTTGGTGCAACAACGGCATATTACTTGAAAAAACATTTACATGCGGACGTGGTGGTTTTTGATGAGGCAACTGGTCAAGCAACGAAGGCATCAGCTGGGATTATTTCGCCATGGCTTTCTAAGCGGCGCAATAAGCGTTGGTATGAATTGGCCAAGGACGGTGCGGCGTTGTATCCAGAATTAGTAACGGATGCAGGGTTAACAACGGCGGCCTATCGACAAAATGGAACGATTATTACGCGATCAACGAAAGAAGATTTGACCGAATTATTGACGTTGGCTTTGACGCGTTCGATGGCAGCACCAACAATGGGGCAAATTCGGACATTGTTGCCTGCCGAAATCACTGAGCTAGTTCCTGGGGCAACGAATGTGAAGCCAGGCGTGTTTATTAGCGGTGGTGCTGAAATTGATGGGGCTGAATTTGTCCGTGAATTATTGGCTGCGACAGATATTGATGTGCAAGAACAGGCAGTTACTTTAACTGCGACAGGTCAAATTGACGGCGCTGAACACTTTGATAAAGTTATTTTGGCCGTGGGCGCGTGGCTGCCTGCGGTGTTAGCGCCGTTGAATTTAGACGTGAAGGTTCGGCCACAAAAGGGACAATTGTTGGAACTTAAGGTACCCGCATTCAGTGCGGATATGCAACAACCGGTCTTAATGCCCGAAGGCGAACGCGACTACATTCCAGCCGGCCATGGTAAATTAATCATGGGTGCCACGCATGAAAATGACATGGGTTATGATTTGACGGTAACCGACGAAGTTAAAAAGGATTTGTTTGCTAGTTCCGTCCGGATTAATCCGACACTACGTGAAAGTGATATTACGGGTGTTCGTGTCGGCACGCGGGCGTATACCGAAGACTTTGCGCCGTTTTTTGGCCCATTGCCAACGAATACTGATGTGCTGGTAGCTAGTGGTCTAGGTTCATCTGGCTTAACGACTGGCCCATTGATTGGTAAGTTATTAGCTGAGATGGCAACAGGGACAACGATTGACGTTGCTAAATATACAAAGCCAATTGAAAACTATATCCAACCTGAATAG
- a CDS encoding ribonuclease HI family protein, translating to MIKLYTDAATRGNPGPSAAGVLVVTDTEQIQLKFPLGQMSNHEAEFAAALIAFQQLPKYAQPNESIFFFTDSKIVDNSLTTGYAKNFQAYVDQINAIQDQFSLVISQWLPERDNHGAHNLANQALHAM from the coding sequence ATGATTAAATTATATACTGATGCAGCGACGCGCGGGAATCCCGGTCCGAGTGCAGCCGGCGTGCTCGTCGTTACCGACACCGAACAAATCCAACTAAAATTTCCACTGGGACAAATGAGTAATCACGAGGCAGAATTTGCCGCCGCCCTCATTGCTTTTCAACAATTACCAAAGTATGCCCAGCCAAACGAATCAATCTTCTTTTTTACCGACAGTAAAATCGTCGATAATAGCCTAACAACCGGCTACGCCAAAAATTTTCAAGCTTACGTTGACCAAATTAATGCCATCCAGGATCAATTTTCATTGGTTATTTCGCAATGGTTGCCCGAACGCGACAATCATGGCGCACACAATCTGGCGAATCAAGCGCTTCACGCAATGTAA
- a CDS encoding EbsA family protein, with translation MSYLKPIQSFYQPSGLMCIVSWSWVLCIGLLSLIIQLEITHFNFWSAVTLVLFILLVITAIKRRTIYVDNNKLFLGRMFYHFDTVDLAQLKDVVFTKHQIKFTLNGERYQYYVGAAVLDQLRRQLNN, from the coding sequence GTGAGTTATTTGAAACCTATACAATCATTTTACCAACCGAGCGGCCTAATGTGTATCGTTAGTTGGAGTTGGGTCCTCTGCATTGGGTTACTATCATTAATCATTCAACTTGAAATTACCCACTTTAATTTCTGGTCGGCGGTGACCTTAGTATTATTTATTTTGTTGGTGATTACCGCAATTAAACGCCGCACGATTTACGTTGACAATAATAAATTGTTTTTGGGGCGCATGTTTTATCATTTTGATACCGTTGATTTAGCCCAATTAAAAGACGTTGTTTTTACGAAACATCAAATCAAATTTACGTTGAATGGTGAAAGGTACCAATACTATGTTGGTGCGGCCGTTTTAGATCAACTCCGGCGACAATTAAATAATTAA
- the lspA gene encoding signal peptidase II, whose product MKKKYLVRDIIIAIIVLIGDQLLKVWIQGTQLGVHGQTLVEQKLIPGVISLTKLHNDGAAWSVMSGRMWFFYVVSAIAIIVLVYIYRQTYGHRWFNISLALMIAGTLGNLIDRVRQGFVVDMFDLQFINFPIFNIADVALTVGVIGLFIGILTDREMQ is encoded by the coding sequence ATGAAGAAAAAATATTTAGTACGTGATATTATCATTGCGATAATTGTTTTAATTGGTGACCAATTATTAAAGGTCTGGATTCAAGGTACGCAACTAGGTGTCCACGGCCAAACCTTAGTCGAACAAAAATTAATTCCCGGTGTCATCAGCTTAACTAAGCTACATAATGATGGTGCTGCTTGGAGCGTAATGTCGGGGCGGATGTGGTTCTTTTATGTTGTTAGTGCGATTGCGATTATCGTGTTAGTTTACATTTATCGGCAAACATATGGGCATCGCTGGTTTAACATTTCATTAGCGCTCATGATTGCAGGAACGCTGGGTAATTTAATTGACCGCGTACGGCAAGGATTTGTCGTGGATATGTTTGATTTACAATTTATTAACTTTCCCATTTTTAATATCGCTGACGTGGCCTTAACGGTTGGTGTAATTGGCTTGTTTATTGGGATTTTGACGGATCGGGAGATGCAATAA
- a CDS encoding RluA family pseudouridine synthase: MDETTVIITDQTGRIDKVLSEEFADFTRSQLADWIKAGLVTVNGKTVKTKYAVKNGDAIVINPPAPVELDLTPQDIPLDIVYEDDDLLVVNKPQGMVVHPAAGHEDGTLVNALLFHSPLSTINGTFRPGIVHRIDKDTSGLLMVAKNDKAHQSLQAQLKAKKNLREYIALVHGNIKEDRGTINAPLGRSTNDRKKQAVVKDGRDAVTHFEVLKRYEGYTLIKAILETGRTHQIRVHLAYIGHALAGDPLYGPKKTLAGNGQYLHAKTLGLTQPTTGEELVFDTPLPDWFQAALGKLKPVDDGNEIDVSSL, encoded by the coding sequence ATGGATGAAACAACTGTGATTATCACCGACCAGACTGGCCGTATTGATAAAGTTTTAAGTGAAGAATTTGCTGATTTTACGCGCTCACAACTCGCCGATTGGATTAAAGCGGGGTTAGTGACGGTAAATGGTAAGACCGTGAAAACAAAGTATGCCGTGAAAAATGGTGATGCGATTGTGATTAATCCCCCAGCACCCGTTGAATTAGATTTGACGCCGCAAGACATTCCGTTAGATATTGTGTATGAAGACGATGATTTGTTGGTGGTTAACAAACCCCAAGGCATGGTTGTGCATCCGGCTGCCGGTCATGAAGATGGAACGTTAGTGAATGCGTTGCTTTTCCATAGTCCACTTTCAACTATCAATGGCACTTTTCGACCAGGGATTGTGCACCGGATTGACAAGGATACCTCAGGATTGTTGATGGTCGCTAAGAATGACAAGGCACACCAAAGTTTGCAAGCCCAATTGAAAGCAAAGAAGAATTTGCGTGAGTATATTGCGTTAGTGCATGGCAATATCAAAGAAGACCGGGGCACGATTAATGCGCCACTTGGGCGTTCGACAAATGATCGCAAGAAACAAGCAGTCGTCAAGGACGGTCGCGACGCAGTGACCCACTTTGAAGTGTTGAAACGCTACGAAGGGTATACTTTAATTAAAGCCATTTTGGAAACTGGGCGCACCCACCAAATCCGGGTTCACCTAGCATACATTGGCCACGCTCTAGCGGGTGATCCACTTTATGGGCCTAAGAAAACATTGGCCGGTAATGGTCAATATTTGCATGCCAAGACTTTAGGATTAACCCAGCCAACGACCGGGGAAGAATTGGTCTTTGATACGCCATTACCAGATTGGTTCCAAGCTGCTTTGGGCAAGTTAAAACCAGTTGATGACGGTAATGAAATTGACGTTAGCAGCTTATAG
- the pyrR gene encoding bifunctional pyr operon transcriptional regulator/uracil phosphoribosyltransferase PyrR, with protein sequence MAKQVVDAMAMQRALTRITYEIIERNRGINELVLVGIKTRGVYLANRIAARLQQLENTEIPVGELDISHYRDDVENPDHGIVDIDVDLTNKRVILVDDVLYTGRTIRAALDAIMDNGRPASINLAVLVDRGHRELPIRADFVGKNIPTAQNERIKVEVEEIDGSDGVYIGE encoded by the coding sequence ATGGCAAAACAAGTAGTGGACGCAATGGCAATGCAACGGGCATTGACACGGATTACCTATGAAATTATCGAACGTAACCGGGGGATTAACGAATTAGTGTTAGTGGGAATTAAAACACGTGGGGTTTATCTCGCTAATCGGATTGCTGCGCGTTTACAACAGCTTGAAAATACTGAAATTCCAGTTGGTGAATTGGATATTTCGCATTACCGTGATGACGTTGAAAACCCTGATCACGGAATTGTTGACATTGATGTTGATTTAACCAACAAGCGCGTAATTTTGGTCGATGATGTGTTGTATACTGGTCGGACAATTCGGGCAGCTTTGGATGCAATCATGGATAACGGGCGCCCCGCAAGCATTAATTTGGCTGTGCTGGTTGACCGAGGACACCGTGAATTACCAATTCGGGCGGACTTTGTTGGTAAAAATATTCCAACGGCGCAAAACGAACGTATTAAAGTTGAAGTCGAAGAAATTGATGGCTCAGATGGTGTTTATATCGGCGAATAA
- a CDS encoding carbamoyl phosphate synthase small subunit, with protein MSNRYLILADGSTYEGVGFGSRATTFGHVVFNTSMTGYQEIITNQIYHNQIIIFSAPTIGAAGINHDAYESIMPTAKGVIVRDVASVSTNRQKRMNLNEFLTQHNIPGIAGIDTRALIRHLRETGPQKASIVDFPDDHAFDQLNATVLTNQQVAAVATPRAYPNPGNGLTVVVIDFGLKHGILRQLGQRDADVTVLPYTTDPEAVLSLDPDGVIFSTGPGDPRDLPESVFELMRVLQTRVPLLGIGLGHEIFALANDAQLIELPFEHHGTNHPVSEVITNALMYVSQGAGYAIDPVSIDHNRLITTHLDVIDGSVQGLRHRDFPAFSVAFFPDSAPGPLEATDVIDDFFDMMDTKDRF; from the coding sequence ATGAGCAATCGCTATTTAATTTTAGCTGATGGTAGTACCTATGAGGGGGTTGGTTTTGGTTCACGTGCCACGACATTTGGGCACGTCGTATTTAATACATCCATGACCGGCTATCAAGAAATTATTACCAATCAGATTTATCACAACCAAATAATTATTTTTAGTGCACCAACAATTGGTGCGGCTGGGATTAATCATGATGCATATGAGTCAATTATGCCAACTGCCAAAGGGGTCATCGTCCGCGATGTGGCATCAGTTTCGACTAATCGGCAAAAGCGTATGAATTTGAATGAATTTTTGACGCAACATAATATTCCCGGAATTGCGGGAATTGATACGCGGGCATTAATTCGGCATTTGCGTGAAACTGGTCCGCAAAAGGCTAGTATCGTTGATTTTCCCGACGACCACGCATTTGACCAATTAAATGCCACGGTGCTCACTAATCAACAAGTTGCTGCTGTGGCGACACCACGCGCATATCCGAACCCAGGGAATGGGTTGACGGTCGTCGTGATTGATTTTGGCTTGAAACATGGGATTCTGCGCCAGTTGGGGCAACGGGATGCGGATGTAACGGTCTTGCCATACACAACCGATCCAGAAGCAGTGCTGAGTCTGGATCCAGATGGGGTTATTTTTTCAACCGGGCCTGGTGATCCGCGCGATTTACCAGAATCCGTATTTGAATTAATGCGTGTCTTACAAACGCGGGTACCACTGCTTGGAATCGGGTTGGGGCATGAAATCTTTGCTTTAGCTAATGATGCCCAATTAATTGAATTACCATTTGAACATCATGGGACTAATCACCCCGTCAGTGAAGTTATTACGAACGCGCTGATGTATGTCAGTCAAGGAGCCGGTTACGCAATTGATCCGGTGTCAATTGATCATAATCGGTTGATTACAACACACCTTGATGTGATTGATGGTTCAGTTCAAGGGTTGCGGCACCGGGATTTCCCTGCCTTTTCAGTGGCCTTTTTCCCAGATTCTGCCCCAGGACCTCTAGAAGCAACCGATGTCATCGATGATTTCTTTGACATGATGGATACGAAGGACAGGTTCTAG
- a CDS encoding carbamoyl-phosphate synthase large subunit, translating to MLNKKIKKVLLIGAGANDFGRESELDTAAYQVIDAFKQLGIATVLVDDNPYSYALESDHTTAYMRPLTMRSIQEVIDLEHPDAVFPAVGGTTAFRLVEELMQNDDNEKHISLLGVKLNTVSMINNPGLLNERLRAINEPVIMSQVANSIEAAFDIARTVGFPVIVKPVAPQFEASRQQANDSDDLDRALTVAFRQSLTNQVVIDQGINGLREVGLEVMRDMRDTKMFIGAVEDIDPIGIHAADSIIVSPVQTLTDREFQRLRSSAFRIMRALNIVGLAHIQFALDPKTDTYFIIKVSPYFDMTSALVARSTGYPMALVMASVVLGIPLTKVRLPSVFAKKMAMIEPVMDHIVVRFPVFAFGEIENAGIQVNRELNTMQKSVGSTIGVGRSIEEALEKAIRAAHFSNRSFSPTIMNAVPENDLIQQLIHPRDNRVLLLIEALRRGYTVDELAELTKIDEYYFYKLQHIMQLERDVAEHPGDIGLLTQAKYYGLSDGLIAKLWHQEFDDVRRLGRENNLVPTYKAIEPSAGEFPENVTLYYSTFEMENESTRLSEKPVLVIGTGAFRLGDGASGSYTTAVVLDELRRNNIRSIIMNNNPNDLSLTPQLADKQYIEPLEISDVMNVVELEEPAVVIVPGNRIKLINALRDRKVNVRVLAKEKYSPAGPAKDVHEYAANYLYDGNQLRLISLTDHVQGKLMMDHQVLTTYLAENVPLPTLDFDTPGLYQVVSEHFPLPRDVQASDMRPMPYGQVAFMNKITGINWWRLIIRMFINAMTETDKTILAKLPLVPWRYQVSELVANDTDFYQHLQPNATLDTTQFEMGVSVRIVKD from the coding sequence ATGTTGAATAAAAAAATTAAAAAAGTTTTGTTAATTGGTGCGGGCGCTAATGATTTTGGCCGTGAGTCAGAATTAGATACGGCGGCCTACCAAGTGATTGATGCTTTCAAACAGTTAGGGATTGCGACCGTCTTAGTTGATGACAATCCATATTCCTACGCGTTGGAAAGTGACCACACCACGGCCTATATGCGGCCATTGACGATGCGCAGTATTCAAGAAGTTATTGATCTTGAGCACCCTGATGCCGTTTTTCCGGCCGTTGGTGGTACGACCGCATTTCGTTTAGTCGAAGAATTGATGCAAAATGATGATAATGAAAAGCATATTTCATTGTTAGGGGTCAAACTAAACACGGTCTCAATGATTAACAATCCAGGTTTGTTGAATGAACGTTTACGGGCAATTAATGAACCTGTGATTATGTCACAAGTCGCCAATTCGATTGAAGCGGCGTTTGATATTGCGCGGACTGTGGGGTTCCCGGTTATTGTTAAACCGGTGGCACCGCAGTTTGAGGCCAGCCGCCAACAAGCTAATGATTCAGATGATTTGGATCGAGCGCTGACAGTTGCTTTCCGCCAAAGTTTGACGAACCAAGTTGTGATTGACCAAGGCATTAACGGGTTGCGTGAAGTTGGTTTGGAAGTTATGCGTGATATGCGTGACACGAAGATGTTTATCGGGGCAGTCGAGGATATTGATCCAATTGGTATTCATGCGGCTGACTCAATCATTGTTAGTCCCGTCCAAACGTTGACCGACCGCGAATTCCAACGCTTGCGTTCATCAGCATTTCGGATTATGCGCGCTTTGAATATTGTCGGCCTAGCCCATATTCAATTTGCCCTTGATCCAAAAACTGATACGTACTTTATTATTAAAGTTAGCCCATATTTTGACATGACCAGTGCGTTGGTCGCTCGTTCAACCGGGTATCCGATGGCATTAGTGATGGCCAGTGTGGTCTTAGGAATTCCACTGACTAAAGTACGCTTACCAAGTGTCTTTGCCAAAAAGATGGCGATGATTGAACCTGTCATGGATCACATCGTTGTTCGGTTCCCTGTGTTTGCTTTTGGTGAAATCGAAAATGCCGGCATCCAAGTTAACCGTGAGTTAAACACGATGCAAAAATCAGTCGGGTCAACGATTGGGGTGGGGCGTTCGATTGAAGAAGCGCTGGAAAAAGCAATTCGGGCGGCGCACTTTAGTAATCGGAGCTTTTCACCAACGATTATGAACGCCGTGCCCGAAAATGATTTGATTCAACAATTAATTCACCCCCGTGATAATCGGGTCTTGCTGCTAATTGAAGCATTACGTCGGGGATACACGGTCGATGAGTTAGCTGAATTAACGAAAATTGATGAATACTATTTTTATAAATTACAGCACATTATGCAATTGGAACGCGATGTAGCTGAACATCCCGGCGATATTGGTTTATTGACGCAAGCCAAGTATTACGGCTTGTCGGATGGTTTGATTGCTAAATTATGGCATCAGGAATTTGATGACGTGCGCCGACTTGGGCGGGAAAATAATTTGGTACCAACCTATAAAGCAATTGAACCTTCAGCTGGTGAGTTCCCTGAAAATGTGACGTTATACTATAGTACGTTTGAGATGGAAAACGAATCGACCCGGTTGAGCGAAAAACCAGTCCTTGTGATTGGGACGGGGGCATTTCGTCTCGGGGATGGGGCGAGTGGGTCATATACGACCGCAGTTGTATTGGATGAGTTACGCCGTAATAACATTCGCTCGATAATTATGAACAATAATCCCAATGATTTGTCATTAACACCCCAGTTGGCAGATAAACAATATATTGAGCCTTTGGAAATCTCGGATGTGATGAATGTGGTTGAGTTAGAAGAACCAGCAGTCGTCATTGTGCCGGGGAATCGGATTAAATTAATTAACGCACTCCGTGATCGTAAGGTGAATGTCCGCGTCTTAGCTAAAGAAAAGTACAGCCCAGCCGGCCCTGCCAAAGACGTGCACGAATATGCCGCCAACTATTTATACGATGGTAACCAATTACGGTTAATTAGTTTAACGGATCACGTTCAAGGTAAATTAATGATGGACCATCAAGTATTGACGACTTATCTAGCCGAAAATGTGCCGTTGCCAACACTGGATTTTGACACACCGGGGCTGTATCAAGTTGTTAGTGAGCATTTCCCATTACCACGGGACGTGCAAGCAAGTGACATGCGGCCAATGCCATATGGCCAAGTCGCTTTCATGAACAAAATCACCGGTATTAATTGGTGGCGTTTAATTATTCGGATGTTCATCAATGCGATGACTGAAACGGATAAGACGATTTTAGCCAAATTACCACTAGTACCATGGCGTTATCAAGTGAGTGAATTAGTGGCTAACGATACCGATTTCTATCAACATCTCCAACCAAACGCAACGTTGGACACGACCCAGTTTGAAATGGGCGTTAGTGTGCGGATTGTGAAGGATTAG